The Gemmatimonadaceae bacterium genome segment CGTCGCCGTCGAGGTTCCATGCAATATATTGTGAGCACCCACGCGCCCGCCGCCGGTTGGCGCCGCCGCCGGTTGCCGGCAGGCGCGGGTGACCCCTCAGCGAGGCCTACGTTGATCACGGTCGCCGTCATCGAGGACAATCGTCTCGTGCGCGAGGGCATGACCGGCATGCTCAATGCGTTGCCCGATATGTGCGTGGTACTCGCCGCTACGAGCATCGAGGCGGAGCACCTCAGGGACCTGAGGCCTCGCGTGGTGCTGATCGACGTCGGGCTGAAGGATCGGAGCAGCCTGAGGATCGCGCGCACCGTCAAGCAGGCGGCGGCGGATTCCGCCGTCATCGTCATGGATCTCCTCCCGACCCAGGAGGACGTTGCCCAGTTCGTGAATGCTGGGGTGGCCGGGTTCATCCTCAAGGACGCAACGTTCGAGGATCACGTCGCGACCATCCGCTCGGTGGCGACCGGCGCTCGCGTGTTGCCGCCCCCGATGACGGGCACGCTGTTCTCGCAGATCGCCGAGGCGGCTGCCCAGCGAGGACGCGACGAGGCGCACAAGGC includes the following:
- a CDS encoding response regulator transcription factor, with the protein product MITVAVIEDNRLVREGMTGMLNALPDMCVVLAATSIEAEHLRDLRPRVVLIDVGLKDRSSLRIARTVKQAAADSAVIVMDLLPTQEDVAQFVNAGVAGFILKDATFEDHVATIRSVATGARVLPPPMTGTLFSQIAEAAAQRGRDEAHKAVRMTAREREVIALIAAGMSNKEIAQRLDIATFTVKSHVRNLMEKLALHTRLQIAAYAHEQDD